Within the Streptomyces vilmorinianum genome, the region CGACGGGTAGTACCGGCAGACGGGCCCGAGAAGCGGGCTGATCGTCCACTGGTACAGCTTGATGAGAGCCAGCAGCGGGTACTTCATCGCGTGCCCCCTCCCAGGAGCCGCTGAAGAGCGGTGTCCAGGTCTCGGGCCAGCTGTGCGTGATCGGCGTCGCCGGCTCCGGGCAATGCCCGTACGACCACCAGGCTACCGGGGGGCAGCTCGGACAGTCGTTCGCGGACGAGATGGCGCAGGCGTCGCTTCACCTGGTTGCGTACGACGGCACCGCCCACGGCCTTGCTCACGACGAAACCCGCACGCGTCGGGGGAGCGCTCTCCCCAGGCGCGTGCGGGTCCGTTGCACCGCTGCGTAGGTGGACGACGAGGAGCGGGCGACCGGCCCGGCGCCCTCGGCGTACCGCGGTTGCGAAGTCCTCGCGCCGCCTCAGCCGATTTTCGGTAGGCAGCACGTCATGACCTGTTTAGGCGGATCAGGCGGACAGGCTCGCGCGACCCTTGGAACGGCGGTTCGCCAGGATGGCGCGACCGGCACGCGTACGCATCCGCAGGCGGAAGCCGTGGGTCTTGGCGCGACGACGGTTGTTCGGCTGGAAGGTGCGCTTGCTCACTCGGGGGCTCCAGAAATGATTCGTTGGTGGCGGGACATCGCCTGGCTGTCACCGTGCGCCCACGAGTAGCTCGCAATACG harbors:
- the rpmH gene encoding 50S ribosomal protein L34, whose amino-acid sequence is MSKRTFQPNNRRRAKTHGFRLRMRTRAGRAILANRRSKGRASLSA
- the rnpA gene encoding ribonuclease P protein component, whose product is MLPTENRLRRREDFATAVRRGRRAGRPLLVVHLRSGATDPHAPGESAPPTRAGFVVSKAVGGAVVRNQVKRRLRHLVRERLSELPPGSLVVVRALPGAGDADHAQLARDLDTALQRLLGGGTR